The following proteins come from a genomic window of Coffea arabica cultivar ET-39 chromosome 11c, Coffea Arabica ET-39 HiFi, whole genome shotgun sequence:
- the LOC140016998 gene encoding reticulon-like protein B9, translated as MSSSSSDSDEQPLSPIRLFGRQRSLHQILGGGKVADILLWENKKLSATILIGVTIIWLLFELVEYNFITLLCHISIIMMLIMFIWSTGAGLVDWNPPDLHAITVPEATFRWLFAKINWILLNLYDISSGKDIKTFFLAITFLWMLSIIGSSFSSLNFLYIGFLSLATLPALYERHQNEVDHLASQGRREMKKLYKKFDSKILSKIPRGPVNQKKGY; from the exons ATGTCGAGCTCATCCTCAGATTCAGATGAACAGCCGCTATCTCCAATAAGATTGTTTGGTCGTCAAAGATCCTTGCATCAGATCCTTGGAGGGGGAAAAG TTGCAGACATACTACTGTGGGAAAACAAGAAGTTATCTGCTACAATCCTAATAGGCGTCACAATTATATGGCTCCTTTTTGAATTGGTGGAATACAATTTCATCACTCTTCTGTGTCACATCTCTATCATTATGATGTTAATTATGTTTATTTGGTCCACTGGGGCAGGATTAGTTGATTG GAATCCCCCAGATTTGCATGCTATAACAGTGCCTGAAGCTACATTCAGATGGCTGTTTGCCAAAATCAACTGGATATTGTTGAATTTGTATGACATTTCATCTGGAAAAGATATAAAAACATTTTTTCTG GCAATCACTTTCCTCTGGATGTTGTCAATTATCGGAAGCTCTTTCAGCTCTTTGAACTTCTTATACATTG GCTTCCTCAGCTTGGCAACTTTACCAGCTTTATATGAGCGTCATCAAAATGAAGTGGATCATCTCGCAAGCCAAGGGAGgagagaaatgaagaaattgtaCAAAAAATTTGATTCAAAAATCCTTAGCAAGATTCCAAGAGGGCCAGTGAACCAAAAGAAGGGATACTAA
- the LOC113717162 gene encoding uncharacterized protein, giving the protein MGVSIPILVIITSLHLIAFVLAIGAERRRSTANVMPDKYDETTYCVYGTDASTVYGLSAFGLLLISQTVLNGVTKCLCFGKGMMGGRSTTCAVFFFIFSWVSFLGAEACLLAGSARNAYHTKYRGIFGGNDLSCATLRKGVFAAGAALTLLSMIGSIFYYWSHAKADTGGWEKQNTEGLGMTTSHYMENQQELKV; this is encoded by the exons ATGGGAGTTTCCATCCCCATTTTGGTAATTATAACATCTCTTCACCTCATAGCCTTCGTTCTCGCTATCGGAGCTGAACGGCGTCGAAGCACG GCTAATGTTATGCCGGATAAGTACGATGAAACGACTTACTGCGTGTACGGTACGGATGCTTCGACCGTCTACGGGTTATCGGCGTTTGGGTTGCTGTTAATTAGTCAAACGGTGCTTAACGGCGTTACTAAGTGCTTGTGTTTTGGGAAAGGGATGATGGGTGGACGGTCTACTACCTGTGCtgttttcttcttcatcttttcTTG GGTAAGCTTTTTGGGAGCCGAAGCATGCTTACTGGCTGGCTCAGCTAGGAATGCTTACCATACTAAATACCGAGGCATATTTGGTGGTAATGACTTGTCCTGTGCTACCCTTCGCAAAGGTGTTTTTGCTGCTGGGGCTGCATTGACCTTGCTATCCATGATAGGCTCCATTTTCTACTACTGGTCTCATGCCAAGGCAGATACAGGTGGATGGGAAAAGCAAAACACTGAAGGACTTGGAATGACAACATCCCATTATATGGAGAATCAACAGGAATTGAAGGTCTAA